In the genome of Massilia sp. W12, the window TGGTGATTCCGCTGTCGCTGCTGTTTACTTTCAGCGGCATGGCGGCGGGACATGTCAGCGCCAATTTGATGAGTCTGGGCGCGCTCGATTTCGGCATCATTGTGGATGGCGCGGTGGTGATTGTGGAAAACTGCATGCGCCGGCTGGCGCTGGCGCAAGGCGCCAGCGGCGCCGCACTGCCCGTGGCGGAGCGCTTGCGCATTGTGTATGAAGCCGCACGCGAATCCCGCCGCCCGCTGGTGTATGGGCAGCTGATTATCATGCTGGTGTATGTCCCGGTATTCGCTTTCCAGGGAGTCGAAGGCCGCATGTTCCAGCCGATGGCGTTTACCGTGCTGTTTGCGCTGGGGGCCGCCTTGCTGCTGTCGCTGACCTTCATCCCGGCTGCGCTGGCGATTTTTTTGCGCGGCCCGTTGCGCCAGCATGAGCCGCGTCTGCTGCAAGCCGCGCAAAGGCTGTATGCGCGCCTGCTGCCGCGCGCCATGGCCGCGCCGGCTCCACTTCTGTGTCTGGTGTTCTGCCTGATGTTGTGGAGCGGGGTGACAGCCAGCCGGCTGGGCGCGGAATTTGTGCCGAATCTGAACGAAGGCGATTTCGCGCTGCAGGCATTGCGGATTCCGGGCACAGGTTTGGCGCAATCGGTGGCCATGCAAGAGCGTCTGGAGCGCCAACTGCTGGCGCGTTTTCCGGAGATCGAAACGGTGTTTGCGCGCACCGGCTCGGCGGAAATCGCCACCGACCCGATGCCGCCGAATATTTCCGATGTGTATCTGATGCTCAAACCGCAAGCGCAATGGCCGGCCCCGCGCAAAACCCGCGCGCAATTGCTGCAAGCCATGCAGCAGGAAGTGGCGCAGATGGCGGGCGCGAATTATGAATTTTCACAGCCGATTCAATTGCGTTTCAATGAATTGCTGTCCGGCGTGCGCAGCGATCTGGCCTTGAAATTGTATGGCGACGATTTGCAGCAATTGCGCGTGCAGGGTGAGCAATTGGCGGCACGCCTGGCGCAAATTCGCGGCGCGCGGGAAGTGCGCCTGGAGCAAAACGAAGGTTTGCCATCGCTGGATTTGCAAATCGACCGGCAAGCGGCGGCGCGCTATGGCGTGAACCCGGCGGAAGTGCAAAACCTGGTCGCCGCCGCCATCGGCGGGCAAAACATCGGCGCGATTTACGAAGGCGAGCGCCGGGTGGAGATGGTGATGCGCCTGCCTGAACAGATGCGCAATGAGGTCGCCGCCCTGCGCCGCCTGCCGCTGGCCCTGCCGCCGGATAGCGCCGGGGTGACACGCTTCATCGCCTTGTCGGAAGTGGCCGATTTTCAATTCAGCCAAGGCCCGGCGCAAATCAGCCGCGAAAACGGGCGGCGCCGGATTGTGATCAGCATGAATCTGGAACAGCGCGATGTGGCGTCGTTTGTCGCCGAAGCCAAAACCCTGCTGGCGCAACACCAATTGCCGCCGGGCTACAGCATGCGCTGGAGCGGTTCCTTTGAAAATCTGGAAGCCGCCATGCAAAGGCTGTATTTAATCGCCCCGCTCACCCTGCTCTCAGTCTTGCTCTTGCTGTACGCCGTATTTGGCAATCTGCGCGATGGCTTGCTGGTGTTCGCCGGGATTCCCTTCGCCATCTGCGGCGGCATTTTTGCACTGGCTTTGCGCGGCATGCCGTTTTCGATAGCAGCGGCAGTCGGCCTGATTGCGCTATCCGGGGTGGCGGTCTTGAATGGCCTGGTGATGCTGAGCTGTATCCGCCAATTGCGCGAACAGGGCCTGCCCTTGGAGCAAGCGATTTTGCAAGGCGCGCAGCAGCGCTTGCGCCCTATCCTGATGACCGCACTGGTGGCGGCGCTGGGTTTTGTGCCGATGGCCCTGGCCAGCGGGGCCGGCGCGGAAGTGCAGCGCCCCCTGGCCACGGTGGTGATTGGCGGCATCATTTCTTGCACCGCGCTCAGTCTGTTGCTGTTGCCGATGTTTTACCGGCTGGCGTATCGGCGTCACAGCACAGCGCAAGTCAGCGCTGCGCCGGCTGCGTTGAATCTGGCCCCGGTCTCATAAAGCGGCGCCCCGGCAACCTGCGCCGCAAAGCGCAGGTTGCCGGGATGTCATGCTTGCAAATGCAAGCGCCATTCGCGGCAATAGCCCTTGCTGTCTTCACAGAATTCCCAGACCGACAAACCTGCCAGCA includes:
- a CDS encoding CusA/CzcA family heavy metal efflux RND transporter, which encodes MFDTLIQSSIRQRALVLLAVMALAMLGLFHFQRLPLDALPDITNVQVQVNTSAPGYAPLEVEQRITAPLENLLAGLPEVQQTRSLSRYGLSQVTLIFADGANLQLARQQINERLQQAAGRLPPGLSPGLGPPTSGLGEIYLWTLQAAPQARKADGSAYTLSDLRDLQDRVLKPQLRSVPGVAEINSMGGDVREYQIAPLPERMAAYGVSWQDIASVLERSNQRQGAGYIEKRGEQYLVRTPGALRDLDDVRMLSLGLRNGAQVRLRDVAEVGPGRELRTGAATANGAEVVLGAAFMQLGENSRNVAQAVHARLQEIKAGLPPGVQAHTVYQRTTLVDKAMQTVRNNLLEGAALVVAVLFLFLGNLRAACIVALVIPLSLLFTFSGMAAGHVSANLMSLGALDFGIIVDGAVVIVENCMRRLALAQGASGAALPVAERLRIVYEAARESRRPLVYGQLIIMLVYVPVFAFQGVEGRMFQPMAFTVLFALGAALLLSLTFIPAALAIFLRGPLRQHEPRLLQAAQRLYARLLPRAMAAPAPLLCLVFCLMLWSGVTASRLGAEFVPNLNEGDFALQALRIPGTGLAQSVAMQERLERQLLARFPEIETVFARTGSAEIATDPMPPNISDVYLMLKPQAQWPAPRKTRAQLLQAMQQEVAQMAGANYEFSQPIQLRFNELLSGVRSDLALKLYGDDLQQLRVQGEQLAARLAQIRGAREVRLEQNEGLPSLDLQIDRQAAARYGVNPAEVQNLVAAAIGGQNIGAIYEGERRVEMVMRLPEQMRNEVAALRRLPLALPPDSAGVTRFIALSEVADFQFSQGPAQISRENGRRRIVISMNLEQRDVASFVAEAKTLLAQHQLPPGYSMRWSGSFENLEAAMQRLYLIAPLTLLSVLLLLYAVFGNLRDGLLVFAGIPFAICGGIFALALRGMPFSIAAAVGLIALSGVAVLNGLVMLSCIRQLREQGLPLEQAILQGAQQRLRPILMTALVAALGFVPMALASGAGAEVQRPLATVVIGGIISCTALSLLLLPMFYRLAYRRHSTAQVSAAPAALNLAPVS